From Actinopolyspora lacussalsi, a single genomic window includes:
- a CDS encoding hypothetical protein (product_source=Hypo-rule applied) encodes MSNPHTHLAGLLTQGHWLLERAAYEIGGNRYSPTQCNDTADALEQLAAALHEHAATLPRGELTAGTEHPAEADGPDPNSGDDGERGNDRNDGDHGNEDD; translated from the coding sequence ATGAGCAACCCCCACACCCACCTGGCCGGACTGTTGACCCAGGGCCACTGGCTGCTGGAGCGAGCCGCCTACGAGATCGGCGGAAACCGCTACAGCCCAACGCAGTGCAACGACACCGCCGACGCGCTGGAGCAACTGGCCGCGGCGCTTCACGAGCACGCCGCGACCCTGCCGCGCGGCGAGCTCACCGCCGGAACCGAGCACCCCGCCGAAGCGGACGGTCCCGATCCGAACAGCGGGGACGACGGGGAACGCGGAAACGACAGGAACGACGGGGACCACGGGAACGAGGATGACTGA
- a CDS encoding hypothetical protein (product_source=Hypo-rule applied; ko=KO:K07045; pfam=PF04909; superfamily=51556) produces the protein MSGLEGPSSDEEVPDWLAGLGLPGLVDLHTHFLPERVLRKVWDYFDLAGTHYGIEWPIRYRFDEPIRLDVLSGLGVRVFAPLVYPHKPGMAEWLNRWALEFGRTTAGAVPTATMYPEPGAAEYVAAALEGGARCFKVHVQVGGFDPRDPLLRRPWQLLAESGVPVVVHCGHGPLRGEFTGLDVFAEVLERHPGLVAVLAHAGMPEYGRALELARDHPGVYLDTTMVGVAFSERFAPLPSDWADRLVPVAERVVLGSDFPNIPYPYAEQLAAVAGWAVAEERLGIPFLRAVLHDTPARLLGCG, from the coding sequence GTGAGCGGGCTCGAGGGACCGTCGTCCGACGAGGAGGTTCCGGACTGGCTCGCCGGCCTCGGCCTGCCGGGGCTGGTGGATCTGCACACGCACTTCCTGCCCGAGCGCGTGCTGCGCAAGGTCTGGGACTACTTCGACCTGGCCGGTACTCACTACGGGATCGAGTGGCCGATCCGGTACCGCTTCGACGAGCCGATCCGGCTCGACGTGCTGTCCGGGCTCGGGGTGCGTGTGTTCGCGCCGCTGGTGTATCCGCACAAACCGGGTATGGCCGAGTGGCTCAACCGCTGGGCGCTCGAATTCGGCCGCACCACTGCCGGTGCCGTGCCCACCGCCACGATGTATCCGGAACCCGGGGCCGCCGAGTACGTGGCCGCCGCCCTGGAAGGCGGTGCGCGCTGCTTCAAGGTGCACGTCCAGGTGGGCGGGTTCGACCCGCGTGACCCGCTGCTGCGGCGACCGTGGCAGCTGTTGGCCGAGTCCGGGGTGCCGGTGGTGGTGCACTGCGGTCACGGTCCGCTGCGCGGGGAGTTCACCGGGCTGGACGTGTTCGCCGAGGTACTAGAACGCCATCCGGGGCTGGTGGCGGTGCTGGCGCACGCCGGTATGCCCGAGTACGGGCGAGCGCTGGAGCTGGCGCGGGATCATCCCGGGGTTTACCTGGACACCACGATGGTCGGTGTCGCCTTCAGCGAGCGGTTCGCGCCGTTGCCCTCGGACTGGGCCGACCGGCTGGTGCCCGTAGCGGAGCGGGTGGTGCTCGGCTCCGACTTCCCGAACATTCCCTATCCCTACGCCGAGCAGCTGGCAGCCGTGGCCGGCTGGGCCGTCGCCGAGGAGCGGCTGGGAATACCGTTCCTGCGTGCGGTGTTGCACGACACGCCCGCACGGTTGCTCGGATGCGGTTGA
- a CDS encoding NhaA family Na+:H+ antiporter (product_source=KO:K03313; cath_funfam=1.20.1530.10; cog=COG3004; ko=KO:K03313; pfam=PF06965; tigrfam=TIGR00773; transmembrane_helix_parts=Inside_1_66,TMhelix_67_84,Outside_85_115,TMhelix_116_135,Inside_136_147,TMhelix_148_170,Outside_171_179,TMhelix_180_202,Inside_203_208,TMhelix_209_231,Outside_232_235,TMhelix_236_255,Inside_256_256,TMhelix_257_274,Outside_275_277,TMhelix_278_300,Inside_301_320,TMhelix_321_343,Outside_344_346,TMhelix_347_369,Inside_370_381,TMhelix_382_404,Outside_405_418,TMhelix_419_438,Inside_439_452) → MATDPQRDEARADSQDGTSQDGSSPQEHSRPQDSRPEEPQRNPVRRLFAPTPDAEKRTLADILRTETVGGVLVLVAAVLALLWANSPWGETYKTAAEFVPWPGGEFLGLDLNLKHWASDGLLAIFFFVVGLELKREFVVGELRNPRRAVLPVVAAVAGMIVPALFFFVIASTAGGDALRGWAIPTATDIAFALAVLAIVGKYLPSALRAFLLTLAVVDDLLAITVIAVFYTDDFHPLPLLGAVLPIVAFALLVRLRGPWWPVLLVLGVLAWGLVHESGVHATIAGVLLGFMVPVLGRGGSEPGPAEHLEHRWRPISAGVAVPLFALFAAGVSLGGGGIATAFADPVVPAVMAGLVLGKLVGIFGATFLMAKFTGAQLDANLSWWDLIGLSLLAGIGFTVSLLIGELAFGAGERGENVKVAVLLGSVLAALLASVVLGIRNRAHRGAQPNGAG, encoded by the coding sequence ATGGCGACCGATCCCCAGCGTGACGAAGCACGTGCGGACTCCCAGGACGGGACTTCCCAGGACGGGAGTTCCCCGCAGGAGCATTCCCGACCCCAGGACTCGCGGCCCGAGGAGCCGCAGCGCAATCCGGTGCGACGCTTGTTCGCCCCCACCCCCGATGCCGAGAAGCGCACCCTGGCCGACATCCTCCGCACGGAGACCGTGGGCGGTGTGCTGGTGCTCGTGGCCGCGGTGCTCGCGCTGCTCTGGGCCAACTCGCCGTGGGGCGAGACGTACAAGACGGCCGCCGAGTTCGTCCCCTGGCCGGGCGGGGAGTTCCTCGGGCTGGACCTGAACCTCAAGCACTGGGCCTCGGACGGGCTACTGGCGATCTTCTTCTTCGTGGTCGGCCTGGAGCTCAAGCGCGAGTTCGTGGTGGGTGAACTGCGCAACCCCCGAAGAGCCGTGCTGCCCGTGGTGGCGGCCGTGGCGGGAATGATCGTCCCCGCCCTGTTCTTCTTCGTCATCGCCTCCACAGCGGGCGGCGACGCGTTGCGTGGCTGGGCGATCCCCACGGCCACCGACATCGCTTTCGCGCTGGCCGTGCTCGCGATCGTCGGCAAGTACCTGCCCAGCGCGTTGCGTGCCTTCCTGCTGACGCTCGCGGTGGTCGACGACCTGCTGGCGATCACGGTCATCGCCGTGTTCTACACCGACGACTTCCATCCGCTGCCGCTGCTGGGAGCTGTGCTGCCGATAGTGGCTTTCGCGTTGCTGGTGCGGCTGCGCGGTCCGTGGTGGCCGGTGCTGCTGGTGCTCGGTGTGCTGGCTTGGGGACTGGTGCACGAGTCCGGAGTGCACGCCACCATCGCCGGTGTGCTGCTGGGCTTCATGGTTCCGGTGCTGGGCCGGGGTGGCAGCGAACCCGGACCCGCCGAGCACCTGGAACACCGCTGGCGCCCGATCTCGGCAGGGGTGGCGGTACCGCTGTTCGCGCTGTTCGCGGCCGGGGTTTCGCTCGGCGGGGGCGGCATCGCCACCGCCTTCGCGGATCCGGTGGTTCCCGCGGTGATGGCGGGGTTGGTGCTCGGCAAGCTGGTCGGCATCTTCGGTGCGACGTTCCTGATGGCCAAGTTCACCGGGGCCCAGCTCGACGCCAACCTGTCCTGGTGGGACCTGATCGGTCTCTCGCTGCTCGCGGGAATCGGTTTCACCGTCTCGCTGCTGATCGGTGAACTCGCCTTCGGCGCCGGTGAACGTGGTGAGAACGTCAAGGTCGCCGTGCTGCTGGGTTCGGTGCTGGCCGCGCTGCTGGCCTCTGTGGTGCTCGGTATCCGCAACCGTGCCCACCGCGGGGCACAGCCGAACGGCGCCGGGTAG
- a CDS encoding SsrA-binding protein (product_source=KO:K03664; cath_funfam=2.40.280.10; cog=COG0691; ko=KO:K03664; pfam=PF01668; superfamily=74982; tigrfam=TIGR00086) codes for MAKERGHNLIARNRKARHDWTVLDTYEGGMVLTGTEVKSLRQGRASLVDSFATIDRGEVWLRNVHIPEYTEGTWTNHAPRRSRKLLLHRDEIERLLGKTKESGLSLVPLSLYFSDGKAKVELALARGKRIHDKRRDMAKRDAEREMARAIGQHRKGMR; via the coding sequence ATGGCAAAGGAACGTGGCCACAACCTGATCGCGCGCAATCGCAAGGCGCGGCACGACTGGACGGTGCTGGACACCTACGAGGGCGGCATGGTGCTGACCGGAACCGAGGTGAAGAGTCTCCGCCAGGGCCGAGCCTCGCTGGTCGACTCCTTCGCGACGATCGACCGGGGCGAAGTGTGGCTGCGCAACGTGCATATCCCCGAGTACACCGAGGGAACGTGGACCAACCACGCCCCGCGTCGTTCGCGCAAGCTGCTGCTGCACCGCGACGAGATCGAACGACTGCTTGGCAAGACCAAGGAGAGCGGGCTGAGCCTGGTGCCGCTCTCGTTGTACTTCTCCGACGGAAAGGCCAAGGTCGAGCTGGCACTCGCCCGAGGCAAGCGGATCCACGACAAGCGCAGGGACATGGCCAAGCGCGACGCCGAGCGTGAGATGGCGCGGGCGATCGGCCAGCACCGGAAGGGCATGCGCTGA
- a CDS encoding cation diffusion facilitator family transporter (product_source=TIGR01297; cath_funfam=1.20.1510.10,3.30.70.1350; cog=COG0053; pfam=PF01545,PF16916; superfamily=160240,161111; tigrfam=TIGR01297; transmembrane_helix_parts=Inside_1_70,TMhelix_71_93,Outside_94_102,TMhelix_103_120,Inside_121_139,TMhelix_140_157,Outside_158_166,TMhelix_167_189,Inside_190_215,TMhelix_216_235,Outside_236_238,TMhelix_239_256,Inside_257_348) gives MSGNHSHGHDHGHGHGQVGRSGSPRGPRATRSALARGLLHRLGHFLLPHEHDPAERVDTELEGSRAGMRALWLSLLVLTATAALQAGVLWFSGSVALLSDTLHNIADALTAVPLAAAFLLARRPANRRFPYGYGRAEDVAGVLVVLVIAGSAVAALVESAHRLFDPAGIGDPLLVALAGGVGFCGNELAARIRIRTGHRIGSAALVADGLHARTDSFTSLGVVLAAGGAALGWPLLDPLVGLLIGLAIAMVTWSAAKRILARLMDSVAPELTDTAYRALGTHPDVRAVEAVRLRWIGHALHAEVQLGVAAELTLYRAHEIAHEAERDLHRELPRLSGATVHAHPAEIG, from the coding sequence ATGAGCGGAAACCATTCCCACGGCCACGACCACGGTCACGGCCACGGCCAGGTCGGGCGGAGCGGTTCCCCGCGCGGACCGCGCGCCACGCGTTCGGCTCTCGCGCGGGGACTGCTCCACCGGCTCGGGCACTTCCTCCTGCCCCACGAGCACGATCCCGCCGAACGGGTGGACACCGAGCTGGAGGGCAGTCGCGCGGGAATGCGCGCCCTGTGGCTCTCGCTGCTGGTGCTCACCGCCACCGCCGCGCTGCAAGCGGGAGTGCTGTGGTTCTCCGGCTCGGTGGCGCTGTTGTCCGACACGCTGCACAACATCGCCGACGCGCTCACCGCCGTCCCGCTCGCGGCGGCGTTCCTGCTGGCGCGCAGACCCGCCAACCGTCGCTTCCCCTACGGTTACGGCCGAGCCGAGGACGTCGCCGGGGTGCTCGTGGTGCTGGTGATCGCGGGTTCGGCGGTGGCCGCGCTGGTCGAGTCCGCACACCGGTTGTTCGACCCCGCCGGCATCGGTGATCCGCTGCTGGTGGCGCTGGCCGGTGGCGTGGGGTTCTGCGGCAACGAGCTCGCCGCTCGGATACGCATCCGCACCGGCCACCGGATCGGCTCGGCCGCGCTCGTGGCGGACGGGCTGCACGCCAGGACGGACTCGTTCACCTCGCTCGGCGTGGTGCTCGCCGCCGGTGGGGCGGCACTGGGGTGGCCGTTGCTGGATCCACTGGTAGGTCTGCTGATCGGTCTGGCCATCGCGATGGTCACCTGGTCGGCGGCCAAGCGGATTCTGGCGCGGTTGATGGACTCGGTGGCGCCGGAGCTGACCGACACCGCCTACCGGGCGCTGGGCACCCATCCGGACGTGCGTGCGGTGGAGGCGGTGCGGCTGCGCTGGATCGGGCACGCCCTGCACGCCGAGGTGCAACTCGGTGTCGCCGCGGAACTCACGCTGTACCGGGCGCACGAGATCGCGCACGAGGCCGAGCGTGACCTGCACCGGGAGCTGCCCCGGCTTTCCGGTGCCACGGTGCACGCTCATCCGGCCGAAATCGGTTGA
- a CDS encoding N-acetylglutamate synthase-like GNAT family acetyltransferase (product_source=COG1246; cog=COG1246; pfam=PF00583; superfamily=55729) codes for MDPLHDPDDEELLAPEQARDLAALVERAQLASGAVREGRVGKVGVADVVLNAGNPLALGNRACGLWGTSAEVATTLFRLESVFAESGRPEAVVHASPTTVADIEGIADDSGWHAVAENVALLYRPDPAARETEAIGTHPVREAVQDDLPSVAELLADELDLSSGAERRLPRNLGQRLDDPRCFLHVLDDGELERVAGFVLGFAESGMGLIEHIAVRPGRRNRGRGGELLRVGVDAAAERGALLVATHAEDGGSAQRFAESCGFETAYAVTAYTRRVDELLE; via the coding sequence GTGGACCCACTACACGATCCGGACGACGAAGAACTGCTCGCACCGGAGCAGGCCCGAGACCTCGCCGCGCTGGTGGAGCGCGCACAGCTGGCCTCCGGGGCGGTGCGCGAGGGACGAGTCGGCAAGGTCGGCGTCGCCGACGTCGTGCTCAACGCGGGCAACCCGCTGGCCCTCGGCAACCGCGCCTGCGGATTGTGGGGCACCTCCGCCGAGGTCGCCACCACGTTGTTCCGGCTGGAGAGCGTGTTCGCCGAGTCGGGCAGGCCCGAGGCCGTGGTGCACGCCTCCCCGACCACGGTGGCCGACATCGAGGGGATCGCCGACGACTCGGGCTGGCACGCGGTCGCCGAGAACGTCGCGCTGCTGTACCGCCCCGACCCGGCCGCACGCGAGACCGAGGCCATCGGCACCCACCCGGTGCGCGAAGCGGTGCAGGACGACCTGCCCTCGGTGGCCGAGCTGCTGGCCGACGAACTGGACCTCTCGTCCGGGGCCGAACGCCGCCTGCCGCGCAACCTCGGCCAGCGGCTGGATGATCCACGGTGCTTCCTGCACGTGCTGGACGACGGCGAGCTCGAACGGGTGGCCGGGTTCGTGCTCGGTTTCGCCGAGAGCGGCATGGGGCTGATCGAGCACATCGCGGTACGCCCCGGCAGGCGCAATCGAGGCAGGGGCGGGGAGCTGCTGCGCGTCGGGGTGGACGCGGCGGCGGAACGAGGGGCGCTGCTGGTGGCCACGCACGCCGAGGACGGTGGATCCGCGCAGCGCTTCGCGGAGTCCTGCGGGTTCGAGACCGCCTACGCCGTCACCGCATACACCCGCCGCGTGGACGAACTCCTCGAATAG
- a CDS encoding hypothetical protein (product_source=Hypo-rule applied; transmembrane_helix_parts=Outside_1_3,TMhelix_4_23,Inside_24_130) has translation MTEPLLALTGAFLLPAVAITLAIRTHPSRYRPRHALAGVDALTVGKLLHRTTGAFPRYRPELAGRETRRMSWSGTLWPLDDPPGKGRPGSRYLPGSPAAESTVPDRDHDSPDQHPELLLMRRVLDGLRAL, from the coding sequence ATGACTGAACCACTGCTCGCGTTGACCGGGGCTTTCCTGCTGCCCGCCGTGGCGATCACCCTGGCGATCCGCACGCATCCGAGCCGGTACCGACCCCGCCACGCACTGGCCGGGGTGGACGCACTGACCGTGGGAAAACTGCTCCACCGGACGACGGGGGCGTTCCCGAGGTACCGACCCGAACTCGCGGGCCGTGAAACACGGCGGATGAGCTGGTCGGGCACGCTTTGGCCCCTCGACGATCCCCCGGGGAAGGGACGCCCCGGTAGCCGTTACCTACCGGGGAGCCCGGCTGCCGAATCTACCGTGCCGGATCGGGACCACGACTCACCGGACCAGCACCCGGAGCTGCTGCTCATGCGCCGCGTGCTCGACGGACTCCGCGCCCTGTAG
- a CDS encoding hypothetical protein (product_source=Hypo-rule applied; pfam=PF04149), translating to MTAHHPEGWRKSSRSQHQTACVEVGRIADGAAVRDSKDRAAGFVTASGSQWRAFVTAVKTDRFG from the coding sequence GTGACGGCACACCACCCCGAAGGATGGCGTAAGTCCAGCCGTTCGCAACATCAAACGGCGTGCGTCGAGGTCGGTCGGATCGCCGACGGCGCGGCGGTGCGGGACAGTAAGGACCGTGCGGCCGGGTTCGTCACGGCCAGTGGTTCGCAGTGGCGGGCGTTCGTGACGGCGGTCAAGACGGATCGGTTCGGCTGA
- a CDS encoding hypothetical protein (product_source=Hypo-rule applied; cleavage_site_network=SignalP-noTM; pfam=PF03995; superfamily=103515; transmembrane_helix_parts=Inside_1_6,TMhelix_7_29,Outside_30_122): MSFRKKAASLVGALAMTGLGMAGFAAPASAESCPAGALCAWYSSNVNVGDPGTVYGDNYNLLQYAKFADAGSIYNNGNSCNVAIYTGLNYTGTETVVKRNYQWENLDSTAYAGGVASNNWCV, translated from the coding sequence GTGTCTTTCCGCAAGAAGGCGGCATCGCTGGTCGGCGCCCTCGCCATGACGGGACTCGGGATGGCCGGATTCGCCGCTCCGGCATCGGCGGAATCCTGCCCCGCCGGGGCGTTGTGCGCCTGGTACTCCAGCAACGTCAACGTCGGAGACCCGGGTACGGTCTACGGCGACAACTACAACCTGCTGCAGTACGCCAAGTTCGCCGATGCCGGATCGATCTACAACAACGGGAACTCCTGCAACGTCGCGATCTACACCGGCTTGAACTACACCGGCACGGAGACCGTGGTCAAACGTAACTACCAGTGGGAGAACCTGGACAGCACGGCCTACGCGGGCGGCGTGGCCTCGAACAACTGGTGCGTCTGA
- a CDS encoding hypothetical protein (product_source=Hypo-rule applied; cleavage_site_network=SignalP-noTM; superfamily=56176; transmembrane_helix_parts=Inside_1_6,TMhelix_7_29,Outside_30_299), which translates to MRFRTRAGVAVTLLCALVLAGCSGASGHRPAVRVGYPFDGVTRFSEAEQRLLHDAEERLVAECMNGRGFDYEPSEQNENESGADNPYGLLSPERAADNGYGMTMRAVRNSSTDEKNENRKDRNDSPERERTLKGKKENRKTITTDTGTELTFATDGCLHEARTEVYGESWDRAFYTVQDLSNEVIRGVTDAKEFSEAQRHWSECMSSAGHEYETLQGPLRTIREKLDERGPNKNIAGLELSLAEQDARCQRRVGLAETVREVQRAEEAEVLRGHRARLRELRKLRSTALDNARAVMADD; encoded by the coding sequence ATGCGCTTTCGGACCAGGGCGGGCGTTGCCGTGACGCTGCTGTGTGCACTGGTCTTGGCCGGATGCTCCGGAGCATCCGGCCATCGGCCCGCCGTGCGGGTGGGCTATCCGTTCGACGGCGTGACGCGGTTCAGCGAGGCGGAGCAGCGGCTGCTGCACGACGCGGAGGAACGGCTCGTGGCCGAGTGCATGAACGGGCGCGGATTCGACTACGAACCCTCCGAGCAGAACGAGAACGAGTCCGGCGCGGACAATCCGTACGGTCTGCTCTCACCCGAGCGGGCCGCGGACAACGGCTATGGCATGACCATGCGGGCCGTCCGGAACTCCTCCACCGACGAGAAGAACGAAAACAGGAAAGATCGGAACGATTCTCCCGAACGGGAGAGGACGCTCAAGGGGAAGAAAGAGAACAGGAAAACGATAACCACCGACACCGGAACCGAATTGACGTTCGCGACGGACGGGTGTCTGCACGAGGCCCGCACCGAAGTGTACGGGGAATCGTGGGACCGCGCGTTCTACACTGTGCAGGATCTGTCGAACGAGGTGATTCGCGGCGTCACCGATGCCAAGGAGTTCTCCGAGGCCCAGCGGCACTGGTCCGAGTGCATGAGTTCCGCGGGACACGAGTACGAAACGCTGCAGGGACCGTTGCGCACCATACGTGAGAAACTGGACGAGCGGGGGCCCAACAAGAATATCGCCGGGTTGGAGCTCTCACTGGCCGAACAGGACGCCCGCTGTCAGCGCCGGGTCGGGCTGGCGGAAACGGTGCGCGAAGTGCAGCGTGCCGAGGAGGCGGAGGTGCTGCGAGGTCATCGTGCGCGGCTGCGGGAACTGCGGAAACTGCGGAGTACCGCGCTGGACAACGCCCGAGCCGTCATGGCCGACGACTGA
- a CDS encoding hypothetical protein (product_source=Hypo-rule applied), which translates to MASILTALGVSENERERLVEMARGAGEPNWVSPGVPGVQHELTTLIEFERDATQVTEVSTMVLPGLLQIADYARAVMTGASSSDVEARVTLRLGRREILTNKQGPHFTALIMETALRNPIGGRAVLAEQLRHIVDVAGWERVTVQVIPAGIERWHPAHAGAFILFEFPKSKPIVHIEQYSSSTFLHEPEDGRAYQEAAGTLRQLVMSPEDSTELIARIANETENSQ; encoded by the coding sequence GTGGCGAGCATCCTCACGGCACTGGGGGTTTCCGAGAACGAGCGCGAAAGACTCGTCGAGATGGCACGTGGCGCGGGTGAACCCAACTGGGTCTCACCTGGTGTGCCTGGTGTGCAACATGAGTTGACCACCCTGATCGAGTTCGAGCGGGATGCCACTCAGGTGACCGAAGTATCGACGATGGTGCTGCCGGGGTTGCTGCAGATCGCCGACTACGCGCGAGCGGTAATGACGGGAGCTTCGAGCAGCGATGTCGAAGCACGTGTCACGCTTCGGCTCGGAAGGCGAGAGATCCTGACGAACAAGCAGGGTCCGCACTTCACCGCTCTCATCATGGAAACCGCGTTGCGCAATCCGATCGGTGGTCGTGCCGTTCTCGCCGAGCAACTTCGGCACATCGTCGACGTGGCGGGTTGGGAAAGAGTGACTGTGCAGGTCATCCCAGCCGGAATCGAGAGGTGGCACCCCGCGCACGCTGGAGCCTTCATCCTGTTCGAATTTCCGAAGTCGAAACCGATCGTCCACATAGAGCAGTACAGCTCCTCCACCTTCCTGCACGAGCCCGAGGATGGTCGGGCATATCAGGAAGCGGCGGGTACGCTCCGGCAGTTGGTGATGAGCCCTGAGGATTCCACGGAGCTCATCGCTCGTATCGCCAACGAAACGGAGAACTCGCAGTGA
- a CDS encoding hypothetical protein (product_source=Hypo-rule applied), whose product MSHPFTWVPGDRARHASQDQVPSFSGNEFPPDITVTTLCGQRVTSATGDLAWLWKTCRTCDERTREIVGLEPLAEIERRIGANS is encoded by the coding sequence ATGTCACACCCGTTCACCTGGGTGCCCGGAGATCGGGCCAGGCACGCCAGCCAGGACCAGGTTCCGTCCTTTTCGGGCAACGAGTTCCCGCCCGACATCACGGTGACGACGCTTTGCGGGCAGCGGGTCACCAGCGCCACCGGCGATCTCGCCTGGCTGTGGAAGACCTGCCGCACCTGCGACGAGCGAACCCGCGAGATCGTGGGACTCGAACCGCTGGCCGAGATCGAGCGACGGATCGGAGCGAACTCATGA
- a CDS encoding thioredoxin reductase (product_source=COG0492; cath_funfam=3.50.50.60; cog=COG0492; pfam=PF13738; superfamily=51905), producing MSATPRHEVLVIGGGQAGLAAGYFLRRAGADFVILDERQQGGGAWQHMWPSLRLFSPAPHNSLPGWPMPPQPGAEFPTVDHAVEYLREYERRYELPVRRPVRVDGVRRTNDEFLVDTDAGPWSAKGLVSATGTWRAPYVPAYPGMAGFTGTQWHTSSYPGPEPFRGQRVLVVGGGNSAAQILAELSTVADTTWVTRRTPRFMPDEVDGRVLFDVATRRLSGAANGVSELGDIVMVDSVREARERGVLHALPMFDGLTRRGAAWADGTEREFDSVVWCTGFRPALRQLRPLGLRGRQGRIPTEGTRSVEEPRLHLLGYGEWTGAASATLIGVGRTARTAVAELTAELDGSPEQRSTVTGRSG from the coding sequence ATGTCGGCAACACCGCGCCATGAGGTGCTCGTCATCGGCGGTGGCCAGGCTGGGCTCGCGGCGGGATATTTCCTGCGCAGAGCGGGCGCGGACTTCGTGATCCTCGACGAGCGGCAGCAGGGCGGCGGGGCGTGGCAGCACATGTGGCCATCGCTGCGGCTGTTCTCCCCCGCGCCGCACAACTCACTGCCCGGCTGGCCGATGCCGCCACAGCCCGGCGCGGAATTTCCCACGGTGGACCACGCGGTCGAATACCTGCGGGAATACGAACGCCGCTACGAACTGCCCGTGCGACGACCGGTACGGGTCGACGGGGTGCGGCGAACCAACGACGAATTCCTCGTGGACACGGACGCGGGCCCGTGGTCGGCCAAGGGCTTGGTGAGTGCCACCGGAACCTGGCGCGCGCCTTACGTACCCGCGTATCCGGGCATGGCCGGTTTCACCGGCACGCAGTGGCACACCTCCTCCTACCCCGGCCCGGAGCCGTTCCGGGGACAGCGCGTGCTGGTGGTGGGCGGTGGCAACTCGGCGGCCCAGATCCTGGCGGAGCTGTCCACGGTCGCCGACACCACCTGGGTGACGCGCCGAACTCCCCGGTTCATGCCCGACGAGGTGGACGGCCGGGTGCTGTTCGACGTGGCCACCCGGAGGCTGTCGGGCGCGGCGAACGGTGTCTCCGAACTCGGCGACATCGTGATGGTCGACAGCGTGCGGGAAGCCCGCGAACGCGGCGTGCTGCACGCACTTCCGATGTTCGACGGGCTCACCCGACGTGGCGCGGCATGGGCGGACGGAACCGAGCGGGAGTTCGACAGCGTCGTGTGGTGCACCGGGTTCCGGCCCGCCCTTCGGCAGCTGCGTCCACTGGGACTGCGTGGACGGCAGGGTCGCATTCCCACCGAGGGAACCCGCAGTGTCGAAGAGCCGAGGTTGCATCTGCTGGGCTACGGCGAGTGGACCGGTGCCGCCTCGGCCACCCTGATCGGCGTGGGCCGCACCGCCCGGACCGCTGTCGCGGAACTGACCGCCGAACTCGACGGCTCACCGGAACAGCGCTCCACCGTCACGGGGCGGAGCGGCTGA